A stretch of Triticum aestivum cultivar Chinese Spring chromosome 1D, IWGSC CS RefSeq v2.1, whole genome shotgun sequence DNA encodes these proteins:
- the LOC123166436 gene encoding uncharacterized protein — MGNSLRCCLACVLPCGALDLIRIVHLSGRVEEYGRPVAAGEILSANPNHVLSKPCSQGVVRRILIVSPESELERGQIYFLIPASSVPAERKKKTGSTAGSQGAAGVAPSRTANPGHGGKTRSHVKSKPSSGHGSGRDVQSEKRSLHRRRVSTGGRTAVWRPHLECIVEGT, encoded by the coding sequence ATGGGCAACAGCTTGAGGTGCTGCCTGGCTTGCGTGCTCCCCTGCGGCGCGCTGGACCTGATCAGGATCGTCCACCTcagcggccgcgtcgaggagtACGGCCGGCCggtcgccgccggcgagatccTCTCCGCCAACCCGAACCACGTGCTGAGCAAGCCGTGCTCGCAGGGCGTCGTGCGGAGGATACTCATCGTCTCCCCGGAGTCCGAGCTGGAGCGCGGCCAGATATACTTCCTCATCCCGGCGTCCTCGGTGCCGgccgagaggaagaagaagaccggctcCACCGCTGGCTCGCAAGGCGCCGCTGGCGTCGCGCCGTCAAGGACGGCAAACCCTGGCCACGGCGGCAAGACGCGCAGCCACGTTAAGAGCAAGCCGTCGTCAGGTCACGGCAGTGGCCGTGACGTGCAGTCGGAGAAGAGGTCGTTGCATCGGCGGCGAGTGAGCACCGGCGGCCGGACCGCCGTGTGGAGGCCACACCTCGAGTGCATCGTGGAGGGCACTTGA